From one Saprospiraceae bacterium genomic stretch:
- a CDS encoding NAD(P)-dependent oxidoreductase, translated as MTFKNKTIFITGGSRGIGKAIALRMAREGANIVIAAKTVEENAKIPGTIYSAAEEIEAAGGRALPLQVDIRYEDQVAGAIAKTVETFGGIDILINNASAISLTDTPNTDMKRYDLMHNINVRGNFMATKYALPHLKKSSNPHILVLSPPLSLDPKWYGNHLAYTLSKMNMSLCVLGWAEEFREMIAVNALWPRTTIATAAVQNLLGGDQMIRMSRIPDILADTAYYIFLRNANTCTGRFCIDEEILAEEGITDLDKYAVDPSSELMPDLFL; from the coding sequence ATGACATTTAAAAACAAGACCATTTTCATCACTGGTGGAAGCCGGGGTATCGGCAAAGCCATCGCTTTACGTATGGCCCGCGAAGGTGCCAATATCGTAATCGCTGCTAAAACAGTGGAAGAAAATGCTAAAATACCGGGTACGATCTATTCGGCAGCTGAGGAGATCGAAGCAGCCGGTGGCAGGGCCCTTCCTCTGCAGGTAGATATTCGCTATGAAGACCAGGTCGCAGGAGCTATTGCCAAAACGGTCGAAACATTTGGAGGTATCGATATCCTGATCAACAATGCCAGTGCTATCTCTCTCACCGATACCCCAAATACAGATATGAAGCGCTACGATCTCATGCATAATATCAATGTACGTGGCAATTTTATGGCGACGAAGTATGCACTGCCCCATCTCAAAAAATCATCCAATCCTCATATCCTGGTATTGTCACCCCCTTTGAGCCTGGATCCCAAATGGTATGGCAATCATCTGGCATATACCCTCAGCAAAATGAATATGAGTCTATGTGTACTGGGTTGGGCCGAAGAGTTTAGAGAGATGATAGCAGTCAATGCCCTCTGGCCTCGTACCACGATCGCTACAGCTGCAGTACAGAATCTGCTCGGGGGTGATCAGATGATTCGTATGTCACGGATACCGGATATCCTGGCTGATACAGCATATTATATCTTTCTGCGAAATGCAAATACCTGCACCGGAAGATTTTGTATTGATGAAGAGATTCTTGCGGAGGAAGGTATCACAGATTTGGACAAATATGCAGTGGATCCTTCATCAGAGTTGATGCCCGATTTGTTTTTATAG
- a CDS encoding Gfo/Idh/MocA family oxidoreductase, translating to MKKPTNRRKFIQTSLAAAVGISVAKQAFAAQPLPVYVHRKLPPSIKFSVIGLNHGHIYGQTAALIRGGGELVSFYAKEADLAAAFAKRYPDAKLASSEEAILEDKSIQMVLSAGIPIDRAPLGIRVMQHGKDYMSDKPGIITLKQLAQVRKVQAQTGRIYSIMYSERFENRATVKAGELVQAGAIGQVIQTIGLGPHRISLSSRPSWFFDKKFFGGILCDIGSHQCDQFLYFTGSTSAEVLASQVGNVHYPQYPQFEDFGDMTLRGNKGTGYIRNDWFTPDGLKTWGDGRLTILGTEGFMEIRKNIDIARADSGSHLYLVDKKQTVYIDCKDVDTPYGRLLVEDVINRTETAMTQAHCFLATELALKAQKAAKKLVLDKA from the coding sequence ATGAAAAAACCAACGAACAGAAGGAAGTTTATCCAGACCTCACTGGCTGCAGCGGTAGGTATCTCTGTAGCCAAACAAGCCTTTGCTGCACAACCGCTCCCTGTGTATGTGCACCGCAAACTGCCTCCCTCAATCAAATTTTCGGTCATAGGTCTTAATCATGGACATATCTATGGTCAGACTGCGGCTTTGATACGAGGCGGTGGTGAGCTGGTATCCTTTTATGCCAAAGAGGCAGATCTTGCGGCAGCATTTGCCAAAAGATATCCAGATGCTAAACTCGCTAGCAGTGAAGAGGCTATCCTCGAAGACAAATCAATTCAAATGGTGCTGAGCGCCGGTATCCCCATCGACCGGGCTCCCCTGGGCATACGCGTGATGCAACATGGCAAAGATTATATGTCTGATAAGCCGGGTATCATCACTTTAAAACAACTAGCACAAGTGCGCAAGGTCCAGGCACAAACCGGTAGGATCTATTCAATCATGTACAGTGAACGGTTTGAAAACAGGGCTACTGTCAAAGCAGGAGAATTGGTGCAGGCGGGGGCTATCGGCCAGGTGATACAAACGATAGGATTGGGGCCACACCGGATCAGCCTCAGTTCCAGACCTTCCTGGTTTTTTGATAAAAAATTTTTTGGCGGTATCCTTTGCGATATTGGCAGCCATCAGTGTGACCAGTTTTTATATTTCACGGGATCTACTTCTGCAGAGGTACTGGCATCCCAGGTAGGCAATGTGCATTACCCTCAATATCCACAGTTTGAGGATTTTGGTGATATGACCCTGCGTGGAAATAAAGGCACCGGCTATATACGCAATGATTGGTTTACCCCTGACGGCCTCAAAACCTGGGGAGATGGTCGGTTGACTATACTTGGCACAGAAGGGTTTATGGAAATCCGTAAGAATATAGATATCGCCAGAGCAGATAGTGGTAGTCACTTATACCTCGTAGATAAAAAACAAACCGTCTATATCGATTGTAAGGATGTAGATACACCCTATGGTAGACTTTTGGTAGAAGATGTCATCAACAGGACGGAGACTGCGATGACACAAGCTCACTGTTTTCTGGCCACCGAGCTGGCACTCAAAGCACAGAAGGCTGCAAAAAAACTGGTTTTAGATAAAGCCTAG